From Halorubrum salinarum, one genomic window encodes:
- a CDS encoding ATP-binding protein, producing MSRLRGSAAVMTLGGLLLTLSVSHHVREIAVLSTQLGPMIALFLDGSLSLGLIYAGYWLRQRNLTATTEWSVGIWTIFGGLVGATIAGITLTVEVIEGRPLVEPQFRLLVSAGGGALVLFTAGYYAARQQTLNHRYETLFNNTIQITGLLRLDGSIIEINDTALEFGGLERDNVVNEQFDEISWWTHSEEVKKGIQDAIAQARDGGFVRYETEARGADGLRTIEVSAKPVTNENGEVIQLIVAGYDITDKQRQREHLRVLHRLMRHNMRNDLMKVNGWTQMAATAVSREERMSHANRVKNILDSWEKMTGELKEVQKLIESESGKPDHKLPGDFLPDIVESQQSKHPEADISLTLDAPFTGRIPVYVQKAIIEAIDNAVAASTEETPTVGVTVANTDNNWIKITIADDGPGIPPAEAAVLETGQESALMHGSALGIWKIRMAVKQAGGNISVDDLSNGTALQFQLPSRGQQQQSLARV from the coding sequence ATGTCTAGACTGCGAGGATCAGCCGCGGTCATGACACTTGGTGGTCTGCTATTGACCCTATCCGTTAGCCACCATGTACGAGAGATTGCTGTACTCTCTACTCAACTTGGACCGATGATCGCACTATTTTTAGACGGGAGCCTCAGTCTCGGATTAATATACGCAGGATACTGGCTTCGTCAAAGAAATCTGACCGCTACTACCGAATGGTCTGTTGGTATTTGGACGATTTTTGGTGGTCTTGTAGGAGCTACGATTGCAGGAATAACACTTACAGTCGAGGTAATTGAGGGTCGGCCGCTCGTAGAACCACAGTTTAGGCTGTTAGTTTCCGCGGGTGGTGGGGCGTTAGTACTGTTTACTGCCGGATACTACGCAGCCCGCCAACAAACGCTCAATCACCGATACGAAACCCTGTTCAATAACACGATTCAGATAACTGGTCTCTTACGATTAGACGGAAGCATCATCGAGATCAACGACACCGCACTGGAATTTGGTGGTCTTGAGCGTGATAACGTCGTTAATGAGCAGTTCGACGAGATCTCGTGGTGGACGCACTCTGAAGAGGTCAAAAAAGGTATTCAAGATGCGATAGCACAAGCAAGAGATGGTGGGTTTGTTCGTTACGAAACTGAAGCGAGGGGAGCTGATGGTCTTCGAACTATTGAGGTTTCAGCGAAGCCAGTTACTAATGAGAACGGTGAGGTCATACAGCTCATCGTGGCTGGCTACGATATAACTGACAAACAACGGCAGAGAGAACACCTTCGAGTTCTCCACCGTCTGATGCGTCATAACATGCGAAATGATTTGATGAAAGTAAATGGCTGGACACAAATGGCTGCGACAGCGGTTTCTCGTGAAGAGCGCATGTCTCACGCAAATAGAGTTAAGAATATCTTGGATTCATGGGAAAAAATGACAGGTGAACTGAAAGAAGTCCAAAAGTTGATCGAATCAGAATCCGGAAAGCCAGATCATAAGCTTCCAGGTGATTTCTTACCAGATATCGTTGAGTCCCAACAATCTAAACATCCTGAAGCAGATATCTCGTTGACACTAGACGCTCCATTCACCGGACGCATCCCAGTGTATGTACAGAAAGCAATCATCGAAGCAATTGATAATGCCGTGGCGGCAAGCACCGAAGAGACGCCAACAGTAGGTGTGACCGTAGCTAACACCGATAACAATTGGATCAAAATTACGATTGCGGATGATGGGCCCGGAATACCACCAGCAGAGGCTGCGGTATTAGAGACAGGCCAAGAATCAGCATTAATGCACGGTAGCGCCCTTGGAATCTGGAAAATTCGGATGGCAGTCAAGCAAGCGGGCGGCAACATCTCTGTGGATGATCTCAGTAACGGGACCGCACTTCAGTTTCAACTCCCAAGCAGAGGTCAACAACAACAATCTCTTGCCAGAGTGTGA
- a CDS encoding sensor histidine kinase, with amino-acid sequence MSEEPEPSTRAEHLATLERIFDKWESMTDRVKQIRQASRQSNKVAGVNPGSLIEDAVAPINEQYPTATISTDISVDASTQVPAILLDAVRELVENAAKADTDATINVEVTPAENEWVELRVCDDGPGLPEIEAHALETGNETDLDHGQGLGLWMVRMITTQIGGDISVELNEKGTEINLHIPTK; translated from the coding sequence ATGAGTGAGGAGCCAGAGCCGAGCACGCGTGCCGAACACCTCGCAACGCTCGAACGGATATTTGACAAGTGGGAGTCAATGACTGATCGTGTAAAACAGATACGCCAAGCATCTCGACAATCAAACAAAGTAGCTGGTGTTAATCCCGGGTCACTAATTGAGGACGCTGTGGCTCCAATCAACGAACAGTACCCCACCGCGACTATTTCAACTGACATATCAGTTGACGCGTCAACACAAGTGCCGGCGATACTGCTTGACGCTGTCCGAGAACTTGTGGAGAACGCAGCTAAGGCTGATACTGACGCTACGATTAATGTTGAGGTCACCCCGGCTGAAAACGAGTGGGTTGAACTCCGTGTCTGCGACGACGGACCCGGTCTCCCAGAAATCGAGGCTCATGCCCTCGAGACTGGGAACGAAACCGACCTTGATCATGGGCAGGGCCTTGGACTGTGGATGGTTCGGATGATCACCACACAGATAGGCGGAGATATCTCGGTTGAACTGAATGAGAAGGGAACGGAAATCAACCTCCACATTCCTACTAAATGA
- a CDS encoding PAS domain S-box protein, translating into MNITDQSSSEVNSLAFAETIGGARSSEIVVDNLLLLAQSFLSNSAVAFYRNGTESDLATELSPQKTTDNFGNVREETVSVSVVRSVIERGQSQRRTDLETKSLSESKECAPADVFLPVGKHGVLRVEMLNEDHVPSGDLSRLTQATSAATAALDRLIQNNGADEDEQQRTVEFDADSLDQVYQPKTTTDSHETIVTQLLSLGQDYVGLDTGILTKVENSTIEIEYTVGSTTEREKETTYDISDQLCEATLNQDLLESISFADASVEDYGTHPASENSVAYIGVPVFVDSELYGTINFTSSEPRSEAFDRDEHEFINLLAQRIGIEIEHQNQLLDVERYETILQAVDDPVYALDANGKFTFVNDAAEREFGYGEDVIGADPSVGMDENDIAHIQSQIDDLITTDQRSKRSEFELKSRNGERKIVENRIGLIGKNEFRGTAGVLRDVTSRKERERQLASFQRAIEQGADGVAILDDEEYVYVDDTHVEMYGFDNKDQLIGSTWHTLYDDSEISRLEAEALPAVESDGHWRGQVTGQRPDGTTFPTEISLTLIDDGRIVCTARDETEQRRQQRELKLFQQAIEQAADGVAVLKDDKYTYIDKTHIEMYGFESKEELLGDSWRRLYDDAEIERFETEVFPALEADGHWRGPVTGTQPDGTTFPAELSLTIIDDGRLVCTVRDETDRKERERELELKERAMDEATVAIQIADATKDDNPLVYVNDGFEQITGYEPEEVIGQNPRFLQGDDTDPESRQRLREAISREEPVSLDIQNYRKDGTPYWSQLSITPVTDKHGTVENYIGIQQDITERREREQKLLAERERFRLLIESVDEYAFLAINEDGQIQTWNESAKQLFGYTDESALGMDVATLHPPADRKSKIPERLLQQAKVAGKSSHEGWRVTADGDQFYADTRYVRLENDEGTSHGYAQIVRDMTERRQQRRRTERFVEESEDVIAIVGTDGTFSYVSGSAQAVLAYDPNEMVGENIFDYVYETEREQLMQTFFATVESTDADQQAECRFKSGNDDWLNIELLCRNMLDDDAIDGMLLYLRDVTDSKQRARRFESIFNQTFQFAGLLEPDGTVIEVNDSEIIPASDQSDGIAGDLFHETPFWVHSETVQNKVQDAITQARKGETVRFKTEM; encoded by the coding sequence ATGAATATTACCGACCAATCAAGCAGCGAGGTTAATTCGTTAGCCTTCGCTGAAACTATTGGCGGCGCGAGATCGAGTGAAATAGTTGTTGATAACCTACTGTTGCTAGCTCAGTCATTTCTTTCTAACTCGGCGGTTGCTTTCTACAGAAATGGTACTGAATCAGATTTAGCTACAGAACTTAGCCCACAAAAAACTACAGATAACTTTGGAAATGTTAGGGAAGAAACCGTGTCAGTATCAGTTGTACGCTCTGTTATTGAGAGAGGTCAATCACAGCGGCGTACTGACTTGGAAACAAAGAGCCTCAGTGAAAGTAAGGAATGTGCCCCAGCAGACGTCTTTCTACCTGTAGGTAAGCATGGCGTATTACGAGTTGAAATGTTGAATGAAGACCATGTCCCCAGCGGTGATCTTTCGCGACTGACTCAGGCTACATCTGCGGCTACAGCAGCACTTGACCGACTGATCCAAAATAACGGAGCAGATGAGGACGAACAACAGCGTACAGTCGAATTTGATGCGGACTCACTCGATCAAGTCTATCAGCCTAAAACAACTACAGATAGTCACGAGACAATCGTCACCCAACTACTCTCACTTGGTCAGGATTACGTTGGACTCGACACTGGAATTCTTACGAAAGTAGAAAACTCAACAATCGAGATTGAGTACACGGTTGGTTCGACGACCGAGCGCGAAAAAGAGACGACATACGATATTTCGGATCAGCTGTGTGAAGCCACACTCAATCAAGACCTTCTCGAATCCATATCGTTCGCCGACGCGTCTGTGGAGGATTACGGAACGCATCCAGCGTCTGAGAACAGCGTCGCGTATATCGGCGTTCCAGTCTTTGTTGATAGTGAACTATACGGAACGATCAACTTTACGAGTAGCGAGCCGCGGTCAGAGGCGTTTGACCGCGACGAACACGAGTTTATCAACCTTCTCGCACAGCGGATTGGAATTGAAATCGAACACCAGAACCAACTTTTAGATGTCGAACGGTACGAGACTATTCTTCAAGCAGTTGATGACCCAGTATATGCGCTCGATGCTAATGGAAAATTCACATTCGTCAACGATGCCGCAGAGCGAGAGTTCGGGTACGGAGAGGACGTGATCGGTGCAGACCCATCAGTCGGGATGGATGAGAACGACATCGCTCATATCCAATCGCAGATTGATGATCTAATTACGACCGATCAGCGGTCAAAACGATCGGAATTCGAACTTAAATCGCGTAACGGCGAGCGTAAGATTGTCGAAAACCGTATCGGATTAATTGGCAAAAATGAATTCCGAGGGACAGCTGGTGTCCTTCGAGACGTCACCAGTAGAAAAGAACGAGAGCGGCAGTTGGCCTCGTTTCAAAGGGCAATTGAGCAAGGTGCTGATGGCGTCGCTATTCTGGACGACGAGGAGTACGTCTATGTTGATGACACTCATGTCGAGATGTACGGATTCGACAACAAAGACCAGTTAATTGGGTCAACGTGGCACACGCTGTACGACGATTCTGAGATTTCTCGGCTCGAAGCAGAAGCCCTCCCAGCAGTTGAGTCCGACGGTCACTGGCGCGGACAGGTCACAGGTCAACGTCCGGACGGAACGACTTTCCCGACTGAGATCTCCCTAACTCTGATCGATGATGGTCGGATTGTGTGTACTGCTCGCGACGAGACCGAGCAACGACGTCAACAGCGTGAGCTCAAACTCTTCCAGCAGGCTATTGAACAAGCGGCTGATGGCGTCGCAGTTCTTAAAGATGACAAATACACGTACATCGACAAGACACATATTGAGATGTACGGCTTCGAGAGTAAGGAGGAGTTGCTTGGAGACTCTTGGCGCAGACTGTACGATGACGCTGAGATCGAACGGTTCGAAACCGAGGTCTTCCCAGCTCTCGAAGCTGACGGCCACTGGCGTGGGCCGGTCACGGGTACCCAGCCTGATGGAACGACGTTCCCTGCTGAACTCTCTCTGACAATCATCGACGATGGTCGCCTCGTCTGTACTGTCCGGGACGAAACGGACCGCAAAGAACGCGAGCGTGAACTGGAACTGAAAGAGCGGGCGATGGACGAAGCCACTGTTGCCATCCAGATCGCTGACGCAACAAAAGACGACAATCCGTTAGTGTACGTTAATGACGGGTTCGAACAAATAACTGGATACGAGCCAGAGGAGGTAATCGGCCAAAATCCACGGTTTCTCCAGGGTGACGACACCGACCCAGAAAGTAGACAGAGGCTACGCGAAGCGATTAGCCGAGAAGAACCGGTCTCACTTGACATTCAAAACTATCGAAAAGACGGGACACCGTACTGGAGTCAGCTCTCGATCACACCCGTTACAGACAAACACGGTACTGTCGAGAACTACATCGGTATCCAGCAGGATATTACTGAACGCAGAGAGCGCGAACAGAAATTGCTTGCAGAGCGCGAGCGATTCCGGTTATTGATTGAAAGCGTTGACGAGTATGCTTTCCTCGCCATCAATGAAGACGGGCAGATCCAGACGTGGAACGAGAGCGCCAAACAGCTGTTCGGATACACTGATGAATCGGCACTTGGGATGGACGTCGCTACACTCCACCCGCCTGCTGATCGAAAGTCAAAGATCCCAGAGAGACTGCTTCAGCAGGCCAAAGTCGCTGGGAAGAGCTCTCACGAAGGATGGCGAGTGACAGCTGATGGGGACCAGTTCTATGCTGATACACGGTACGTCCGGCTCGAGAACGACGAGGGGACGTCTCATGGGTACGCGCAGATTGTCCGGGACATGACTGAGCGACGCCAGCAGCGGCGTCGTACTGAGCGGTTCGTTGAAGAGTCTGAGGACGTGATCGCAATCGTCGGGACAGACGGGACGTTTAGCTACGTTAGCGGCTCAGCACAAGCAGTTCTTGCGTATGATCCAAATGAGATGGTCGGTGAGAATATCTTCGATTACGTCTATGAAACTGAACGCGAGCAGTTGATGCAGACGTTTTTCGCTACTGTCGAAAGCACGGATGCTGACCAGCAGGCAGAATGTCGCTTCAAATCGGGTAACGACGACTGGCTCAATATTGAGTTACTGTGCCGGAATATGTTGGACGACGACGCTATCGACGGAATGCTGCTGTACCTCCGAGACGTTACCGACAGTAAACAGCGTGCACGCCGATTTGAGAGTATCTTCAATCAGACGTTCCAGTTTGCGGGGTTGTTGGAACCTGACGGAACGGTTATCGAGGTGAACGACAGTGAAATAATACCCGCTAGCGATCAAAGTGACGGAATAGCTGGAGATCTATTCCACGAAACGCCCTTCTGGGTGCACTCAGAGACAGTACAAAATAAAGTACAGGATGCGATCACTCAAGCCCGAAAGGGTGAGACCGTTCGATTCAAAACGGAGATGTAA
- a CDS encoding RNA-guided endonuclease TnpB family protein, which yields MNNPQGLVKTLDFQLDIQSDNEGLLYDATLEARRVYNETIRFAKDGVDWNSISPRLEDDADLVKNTTQRIVAKALGAMENYYEYDDFGKPSHTKDGTYPLRANYEEGYNLSLTDDGDVAFRISAAPYKHVKGVLEGSDAHLDLLKTALTGDEWKVSTSETLWRDGEPELHVNIRNTKQTVRDKQDSRTVVGVDVNEDNVALTALSTDGVEDTLVIDFPEIKFERHRYFTMRKRVQNAGKDSMHDTLEGREERFVRDRLHKVSRHIVEWSQQFERSCIVFEDLKEMRDSIDYGTRMNRRLHHLPFRALQFYTSYKASFEGIPTGWINPEYTSQRCPMCGHTERANRNKKRFKCKDCEHQDHSDRGASVNIAVKGIEKHQDWNVPALNSLPQVRKVRRQASGAVDAPTATHSSVRDDRDPSRGMASRTVGVSD from the coding sequence ATGAACAACCCGCAGGGCCTCGTCAAGACGCTGGATTTCCAACTCGACATCCAGAGCGACAACGAGGGCCTGCTGTACGACGCCACACTCGAAGCCCGTCGGGTGTACAACGAGACCATCCGATTCGCTAAGGATGGTGTGGACTGGAACTCGATTTCCCCACGCCTCGAAGACGACGCCGACCTCGTGAAGAACACGACTCAACGAATCGTGGCCAAGGCACTCGGGGCGATGGAGAACTACTACGAGTACGACGACTTCGGGAAACCCAGTCACACCAAGGACGGCACCTACCCGCTCCGAGCGAACTACGAGGAGGGGTACAACCTGTCACTCACCGACGACGGCGACGTGGCGTTCCGCATCAGCGCGGCACCCTACAAGCACGTCAAGGGCGTCCTCGAAGGAAGTGACGCCCACCTTGACCTCCTCAAGACTGCGCTCACTGGTGACGAGTGGAAGGTCTCAACGTCGGAGACGCTGTGGCGTGACGGTGAGCCAGAACTTCACGTTAACATCCGCAACACCAAGCAGACCGTTCGAGACAAGCAGGACTCACGGACGGTTGTCGGCGTGGACGTGAATGAGGACAACGTGGCTCTCACCGCACTCTCAACGGATGGTGTCGAAGATACGTTGGTCATCGACTTCCCCGAAATCAAGTTCGAGCGCCATCGGTACTTCACGATGCGGAAGCGCGTCCAGAACGCGGGGAAAGACAGTATGCACGATACGCTGGAAGGGCGTGAGGAACGGTTCGTCCGCGACCGACTCCACAAGGTGTCTCGGCACATCGTGGAGTGGAGCCAACAGTTCGAGAGGTCGTGCATCGTCTTTGAAGACCTCAAAGAGATGCGCGACAGTATCGACTACGGCACGCGGATGAACCGACGCTTGCACCATCTCCCGTTCCGCGCCCTACAGTTCTATACGTCGTACAAGGCGTCATTCGAGGGCATCCCGACTGGTTGGATTAATCCCGAGTACACGAGCCAACGGTGTCCGATGTGCGGGCATACGGAGCGAGCGAACCGCAACAAAAAGCGATTCAAGTGCAAGGACTGTGAGCATCAAGACCACAGCGACCGTGGTGCAAGCGTCAACATCGCCGTGAAAGGTATCGAGAAGCATCAGGACTGGAATGTGCCTGCTCTCAACAGCCTTCCCCAAGTTCGGAAGGTGCGACGGCAGGCATCGGGGGCCGTGGACGCCCCGACCGCAACCCACTCGTCCGTTCGAGACGACCGTGACCCATCTCGGGGTATGGCGTCGAGGACGGTGGGAGTGTCAGACTAA
- a CDS encoding DUF2080 family transposase-associated protein, translating to MVNRFEIDGEEVLDGEVKPFGNSAHVTVPKRWRGADVKVVRTSEPIEQDEE from the coding sequence ATGGTGAATCGCTTTGAAATCGACGGCGAGGAAGTTCTCGACGGTGAGGTCAAACCGTTCGGGAATAGTGCCCACGTCACCGTCCCCAAACGCTGGCGTGGTGCGGACGTGAAGGTTGTCCGGACCTCAGAACCTATCGAACAAGACGAAGAATGA
- the tnpA gene encoding IS200/IS605 family transposase: MGEKRSNHTMYNVNYHFVWCPKYRHSILEPIEDSLETSLRGVCDEYDYEILSLHISPDHVHLFLSAHPKHAPSEIVRTVKSVTARKMWEQHESFLEEYLWGGRFWERSYYIGTAGTVSTETIERYIELTEHI; encoded by the coding sequence ATGGGTGAGAAGCGGTCGAACCACACGATGTATAACGTCAACTACCACTTCGTGTGGTGTCCGAAGTACCGTCACTCGATACTCGAACCGATTGAGGACTCGTTGGAGACGAGTCTCCGGGGCGTGTGCGACGAGTACGACTACGAGATACTGTCGCTCCACATCTCACCAGACCACGTGCATCTGTTCCTCTCTGCTCACCCAAAGCACGCACCGAGCGAGATTGTTCGGACGGTCAAAAGCGTCACGGCCCGAAAGATGTGGGAACAGCACGAGTCGTTCTTGGAGGAGTATTTGTGGGGCGGTAGGTTCTGGGAGCGGTCGTACTACATTGGGACTGCGGGAACCGTCTCAACAGAGACGATTGAACGGTACATCGAACTAACAGAACACATCTAA
- a CDS encoding HAMP domain-containing methyl-accepting chemotaxis protein — protein sequence MLNKIAIDRLDLRPKLIIAFVLVALLVGVTGAIGYQAVGNVDEEAHVISEDGDKIDASLNMLVAIEEQQVAVHAALLGEEGEQSKFEAAGRRFDEYSAKLQQQELSEAEQAEFEELQGQHEQYSTIAQELFTALEAGDMEQAQVKSDELDAIVTDTKDSAQTLEQAAIEDKEASVVAADSTTQTAQLEVLGLTIGAFIVAIMIGLFVAGRITPPIKQLSNGLTAISNGELDKEVDQHVENDEIGRMVEAYTKMQENLEGVFSQIGTASEGLKQGDLNWEFKSQYPGTYGETITNLETGAGELAASFEQIQSVSSDLQQGVLDDDVNTNRPGQYGAVLDDLAVGTTQLSNSFEQISTASDRLEQGQLAQDIDTDYPGAYGDVLSNLENGIDRLSDSVGSVKEIVENVATSSDVVAQNTEEVKEASEEVAGSVEEISHGADTQSENLQEFANEMNDMSATVEEIASSADQVAATAGTAVEQGNEGREYASEATEEIESIEEQADEAAAQVEALEEDMDEIGEIVEMISGIAEKTNILALNASIEAARAGEAGEGFGVVASEVKSLAEEAGKATTAVEERIETAQESTTETVAGMEEMSERVERGSETIESTIEMFDEIADAVQESESGIREISDATDDQAASTEEVVSVVDEVASVSEQTAAEASNVSAATEEQTSSLAETTETIQELSTLADDLNDQVTGFETQQETTVQANTQSQMAADGGNVSSEGSN from the coding sequence ATGCTGAATAAGATTGCGATCGACCGGTTGGACCTTCGGCCGAAACTCATCATCGCATTCGTCTTAGTGGCGCTACTGGTGGGCGTCACCGGCGCAATTGGATACCAAGCCGTTGGAAACGTCGATGAAGAGGCACACGTCATCTCTGAAGACGGCGACAAAATCGATGCTTCGCTAAACATGCTCGTAGCCATCGAAGAGCAACAAGTCGCTGTACACGCCGCACTCCTCGGCGAAGAAGGAGAGCAGTCAAAATTTGAAGCAGCAGGTCGGAGATTCGACGAATACTCCGCCAAGCTACAACAGCAAGAGCTGAGCGAAGCAGAACAAGCAGAGTTCGAAGAATTACAGGGGCAACACGAACAGTACTCGACGATCGCTCAGGAACTGTTTACAGCCTTAGAAGCCGGTGATATGGAGCAAGCACAGGTCAAGAGTGATGAGTTAGACGCAATCGTCACAGATACCAAGGACTCCGCGCAGACGCTCGAGCAGGCAGCTATCGAAGACAAAGAAGCATCGGTTGTTGCAGCCGACAGTACCACACAAACCGCACAGTTGGAAGTTCTTGGGCTGACCATCGGAGCGTTCATCGTGGCGATTATGATCGGCCTGTTCGTCGCCGGGCGCATCACACCACCAATCAAGCAGCTATCGAACGGGCTCACCGCGATCAGTAACGGAGAACTCGATAAGGAGGTAGATCAGCACGTCGAGAATGATGAAATCGGGCGGATGGTCGAGGCGTACACCAAGATGCAGGAAAACCTTGAGGGGGTGTTTTCCCAGATTGGAACCGCAAGTGAAGGGCTCAAACAGGGGGACCTCAACTGGGAGTTTAAATCCCAATACCCCGGAACGTACGGTGAGACAATAACTAATCTTGAAACGGGTGCCGGCGAGCTCGCGGCAAGTTTCGAGCAAATTCAGAGCGTTAGTAGCGATCTTCAGCAGGGTGTGCTCGATGACGACGTCAACACAAACCGCCCCGGGCAGTACGGTGCCGTGCTTGATGATCTCGCGGTGGGGACGACCCAGCTGTCGAACAGTTTCGAGCAAATATCGACTGCGAGCGACCGGTTAGAGCAGGGTCAACTCGCGCAAGACATCGATACCGACTACCCAGGAGCGTACGGCGACGTGCTGTCTAACTTAGAAAATGGAATAGACCGCCTTAGTGATAGTGTTGGTAGTGTTAAAGAAATTGTTGAGAACGTCGCCACTTCAAGTGATGTTGTTGCGCAAAACACGGAAGAAGTCAAGGAAGCAAGTGAAGAGGTTGCCGGGTCGGTCGAGGAGATCTCACACGGAGCAGACACGCAGAGTGAAAATCTGCAAGAATTCGCTAACGAGATGAACGACATGTCCGCTACGGTCGAAGAGATTGCGTCTTCGGCAGATCAAGTGGCTGCAACTGCGGGGACGGCAGTTGAACAGGGGAATGAAGGGCGTGAGTACGCATCGGAGGCGACTGAAGAAATTGAGTCGATAGAGGAACAAGCCGACGAGGCGGCCGCACAAGTCGAGGCTCTCGAAGAGGATATGGACGAGATTGGAGAGATTGTAGAGATGATCTCCGGAATCGCGGAGAAAACAAACATTCTGGCCCTGAACGCGTCGATAGAGGCAGCGCGTGCTGGAGAAGCTGGAGAGGGGTTCGGTGTTGTAGCCTCTGAAGTCAAATCGCTCGCAGAGGAAGCAGGAAAAGCGACGACTGCTGTAGAAGAGCGGATTGAGACTGCGCAAGAAAGTACAACGGAAACAGTTGCGGGAATGGAGGAGATGAGCGAGCGCGTTGAGCGCGGGTCGGAAACGATCGAGAGTACAATTGAGATGTTTGATGAGATCGCGGACGCAGTACAGGAGTCTGAGAGCGGCATCCGAGAAATTAGTGACGCGACGGATGACCAGGCCGCCTCGACAGAGGAGGTCGTCTCGGTGGTAGATGAGGTGGCAAGTGTGAGTGAACAGACCGCCGCGGAGGCGAGCAACGTTTCGGCGGCGACCGAGGAGCAGACGTCGTCACTCGCGGAAACGACCGAAACGATTCAAGAACTCTCGACGCTGGCTGATGATCTCAACGATCAGGTGACTGGGTTCGAAACACAACAAGAAACGACAGTTCAGGCAAACACACAGTCTCAGATGGCCGCGGATGGAGGCAATGTGTCGTCTGAGGGAAGTAACTGA